TGTGTTCTTCATCTCAGACACTTTGGAAAGGCTTCATAAGAttacaagatctaaaaatttttcaaaagaagtCAATATTAATGATATCTCACCAGCAAATTGATCATCGAGCATTCTCAGAGAGGATCCCACATAATATACAAGCACATAATATATAAGTGTGAACTCGATCTAATAACGAATAAAGGTTCTTAATCTGAAAGTGAAATCCAAGGAGTTAAAGACAAGTTTCTTTTTCTTGTTCCACTTTTTTGTGATGCTGATGAAAAGCCTAAAGAGTATGGATTGATCAACATTAAGAGCAAAGTGTCTCCAAATGTGTCTCGAGTGGGCATCTTTTCACAAAGTAGGAAAAAAAATGTTCACTGTGTTTCTATCTGGGTCCACATCAGTTTGCAAGAGGATTACTAGAATATCTTAAAATTAATACTTTCTGAAAGCTTTTTTGATGCCTCTTAAAGCCTGGAATCAGAATCAGAACCAGAACCAGAACCAGCTGCTCTCCTTTACATCTTGTTTTGCTTTCGTAACTTGTGGGGCCTAAGGTTTCCTGAACTGACCTGACCCATCTGTAGTTGATTCAGCTGAATCTGCCAATTCGATTGGACGAGTTTTGCTATTGCCATCTGGACCTGAACCAGACCTCTGGTAAACTGCAATATGTTAAACTGAAAGAAAAGTAAATAGCAAACACACCAACAACAGTTTGTTGAAGACAATAAGCTCACATCGAGAACTCCATTTGGACAAACTTTCACAAACGTAATCACGAATCACAACGCTAACAAACAAGCTAATCAAGAACTCTCAAACCGACGCACTAAATTAGTAGCTAATCTGCTGCTAGATCAAGTAAGCACTCCTTCAATTGTTTGCTATTTGTTCTTCACTGGCGGTAGTTACAACCTTCACAGGAGAAATGCCTAGCTTTGGAGGGCCTGAAAAGCGCCTAAGGTTTGCAGAAGACGAGATGCAGCTCTTGTCGACTGAAGGAAAGGAGAGGCGCTTCTTTGACGAGCGAACTGACCCTTTCTCAGGAGTTCCAGCAATATCACACACTAGTGGGCTGTGGCATCGGGACCTGGCTCTAGTTGACTCTGTAGACGCCATGTAGCTAGGTACAGTCGAGGACCCGAGGCTTTCATCATCGCCTATTGATGATCCTGCAATGCTGAACCTCCTTCGCCGCTCGGATTGCAGACTGAGCATGCTCCTCGAGTCATCATCGACGGAGCACAGGCGACCTCTTGGGCTCTCTGATTTCTTTCTGCTTGCAACAGATGGTGTCATGCAGCTTGGGGTTGCAGGTGAGCAATGGCTCGAAGGCCGGCTTGATTTTTGAGCTGCGGATGGAGTGCGTTCGAAGCTAGCGTCACGTTGTTTTGATGTGCGGACAATGAAACTGCAGCTAGCGCTCTTTATTGAGGCATGATCATTAGTTTCCTTTGAGCTTTGGTTCTCCCATGGCCTTGCTGCCATCCAGCGTCCCAACCAGCTCCATCCCCATTGCGGATTGCTTGGCTCTGTGAATACTGGAGTCAGGGATTTAGATGAACTCCTCCACTGAaacatgaaaattaaaaataaatatatacatatatacatatatatattggAGGAAAAAAAGAagtatcaaaataataataatagtaataacaATGACAAGTTCAATATAAACAATAATATTAGTGCAATGAAAGATGCCCACCACCTGATGGGAAAATGCATAAGCTAGAGCTCTTTCTCTTTTTATAGCAGCTTCCTGTTTATTCAGTAGCTTTGCTTCAATTTTCTCTTTGGGTTGAGGGCTATCATCCCATTCCTCCGCAATCTGTCAGACAATAGGAAAAGTTCAGTCCGGAAGAGAAGAAAGACTGAGGATGAACATATATCAAAAGATGAATGTCCAATCCAAAATGACACCTGAGTGATAGCATAAAACAATATGATTGAATGGCAAGTCGGATCATCCTGAGCAGCTAAAAGGCTAGGAAAAAATTATAGGAAACACTTGAAAGGTAACAATGCTAGCACTCTGGTAAAAGGGTAGGTTTCAAAAATGGTAAATGTCTTTCAATCCATATAAACCAATAGAAATGCTCATTCTCACTATGAGACTTAAAGAGGATAAGGTTGTTACAAGATCAAACTTCATACAGCTACTATATAGTCCTATAAAGCTGAAAAAGATATCATATAGCTGCATGTTCAATCTAAAATAACAACTTTCTCTTGTTTGAACTGAATCACATCAGAAACAATGGCATCAAAGGGTAATCAGATATCATGAACAGCCAAAAGAGCTGACTCTGGAAAGTAAACAAAGACACGGTCATGGTAAAAAAGACAGACAGGCAGACTTAATAACCAAAGTCATGAGATTCAAACAGTTTGCCATGGCATCAAGTTAAGATAGTAGGCATCAATCCCTAAAAAACACAAGTGTTACTCCACTTTCAATATGAGGCTTGAAAAGATCTGCTGGTCACAAGATCAAATTTTTCTATAGGTATAGTGTTCTTATGGTTGAAGTATCACTGCAATTGAGGCATGCATGTGCATCTAATACAATACATGCTTGTAGATTATCCATATTCATAGTCATTAATTGCAACGGCAACAAGAACATGCTCACATCATGCTCACTGACTTCACGTATTAGGTATCAATATCAGCACCATCAGGCTCACAAATCAGTGTCACTGATTCAGTGTGGTAATTATTCACAATAAACCATGTACGTTGACACCAATCATTTATGTCCATTTCAAAGTGCATTCATCCAGCATAAAATTGGATTAATTTAGTTCAAGAGTATGTTTGATGCCACTCTTCTATCTACAAGTAGTAGACAAGAATGGCATAGCTACAATTTTTTTATTAGAAGAGCTAGAAGAGATAAAAGTTGAAACTATTGTTTTCATGAATGAAATTCACTTCCCACATTGTTTAAATACATTGAACTATTAGTTCAGCATAGCATTTTCATTGAACTATTAGCACAGCATAGCATTTTCAAAGCAAACATGGAAATCTTGCAAGCATCATTATGGCAAATCCCATCCACAGCGAACAGGTGCCATTGACCCATAAAACATTCGCCGTTAATTAAAGTTGTTGTCATATGATCTTTTTCAGGAGTATTAGTTTGGCCTTGGCTGATTCTGAGTTCCAAACCCCGTGTAAAATAATGTTGCAGATAATGACAGAAATTGCATACATACCTTTACTTTCTCTAGTTCCTTTTCATGTTTCCGTTGCAGATGCCTCTGGAGAGCCTGGTTTTCCTCTGTCATTCTGACCCGTCTTGAATGTATCTGTGCCTGCACTCTTGCCATTGTTTGCATGCACTGCAATGTGTTTCTAGTTTGAGATTTGACAGCAGTTCCGTCCAGCACTCTCTTCAACCTGTTAAGTCCTCGCAAAGTTCTAGTTGTTCTTCTTGCCTTCACAAAGTTTTCAGTAAGAGAAATATTATCATATAAGAAGGATGAAGACAATGAGCGCAATAACTCATGGACTTCTACCACTGACAAACTTTTTCCTCATTAAATGCATAAGTTTCAGTTAAAGGCTATTCTTCACAGCACAACTAGCTTTAGTGTATGTCCAAAGGTGGCAACCTGGGTATTCAACATTTGTTAATTTACACAAGTGCAGAAGGATTCTGGTTCTAACAATCTGGACAAGATAATAACTTCTAAAAATAGTGTAAAGCAAACGATGTCACGCATTACTAAAACCAAAAGTAGCACATATTATAGTATTGCTCGCATTAATGGGGTTCCAAGGTACCAATAATTTCAATGTCCCACCATTTTAAATCAGCTGCACATGTTTACTATGTCAACTTGATAAAGTATCATTTATGTGGTTTGGTGCTCTTCTTATAGTTAAAGCCATAACAAGCACAGAGTTGCTTGCTTTATCTTCTCACATTTACTACCCAGTTGTTTAAACTTTGTTTGCTTTAAAGAGGCATACCAAACGGAAAGTGGTTTATCAGATGGACATGAACAACTGCCTCCAAATAACAAAAACAAgcaatttaagaaaaggaaaattatggAAAAGTAATGTCCAATAAATGAAAAACACAACAGGCATGCCAGAGCTCTATGATTCTAAGATAACCAATATCGCACCAACTCAAACCCAAACCAGACTAAATTGCTTGCAAAATGAACTTGTGCAGAGAGACTTCATCGAGCAGTCAGTTCCTCTACAAATATGATGAACGGGATGGCATTTTCATGCCCATGTGTGCATGCCATCAGTTAGGGAGCCAATGTACTGAGCATTGGTTCCATCAAAGATTTTTAACCAAGCAGTTAATTTTTATGAAGAGCAAGTTGGGGGGAAAATGAAGTAGAAAGATCACCTGGTAACCTCGGTAAGCAGACTGGATCTTGACGGCAGCAATAAATTCGCTTGATTCACCAGTTTGCCTGGTTGCGGAGGTGGTCAGGCGGACAACCTCTGCCGCAGCCTGAGCCGCGACAGCTGCAGCTTCCGCAGCAACAGCACTAGCGAGCGCCACCGAGTAGGCATGCTTATTCTGTTCATCCCCGTTCTCGATCAACTTAGCCTCCGCAATGGGAGCAGGTAGTAACAATTGAGCAGCAGCACCAGTAGTTCCCACATCTTTTATAGGAAGTGAATCGGAAACCTTAACATTATCAAGACTCTCTTTAGGGTTTCCTCGGCAGCACTGGGGGATGAAGGCCCTCTTGACAGCACTAAACCACTTTCCTTTTCTACCCATGTCCACCTTCTGGGCGATTTTCTACTTTGTTAAAGCATCCTTGTGAATGGAACTGCAGTGGATGAACATGAAAATAAACAAGAAAGTAAGAAGAAATCTTAAAGCTCATACTGCGCACCCATGTCCAACCACAAAGATTGAACTTGCTATAACGCATAGAACCACTAGAAATACTGCGATGAGCATCTAGGTGAAACTAAAAATCGCTTTACTTACTTTattcaaggaaattaaaattttataatggtaaacgttttaaagaaaaaaagggGGATCCACAGACAGGAAAGGGAGAAAATGTAAAGAACGTATCTTTGCAAGCTACAATTTTTAGTTTCAAGGACACATCTTTGCCCTAAAAACATAATTTTAGCAAAAAATCAACTCTGCGTAAAGTTAAAACACAGAGAAAAGAAACAAATGAAGAACAAGGATGTCCTGAAAACCGAAAAAGGTAAGCTTTCTGAAAGTTTCTCACAATTGAGGAGGAATCAACAGCTCAAAAAGGTTCAAATCGGCTGGAGCAGCAACCGAGAAGAAACAGAAAGCAGGCAGTAAACGAAACGGGAATCGCAATGCCAACAATAAATGAGAAAATTTTTAGCCACGATTACCTGGTTAGCCTGGTGAAATGGCAGAAGCACTAGCTAAAGGGTCCTCGCTTTCTTCCACACGCTGTCAGGGAGCAGAAAAAGAAGAGATCCAAAGAGAGGGTTGGTCATTGGCGGAACGATCACGGTAAAGACCACAAAGAAATTTTTAACCCTCGCCACACTTCCTTTTACCCCTTCTACGGGACCAGAGGAAGGAATCGAAGGTCCGAAATACCAGATCTCGTCTCGGAAGCGTGATGACGTAAAGGAAGCCGCTGCGCTGGCGGCCGCTGTCCGCTGTGGCCCACCTTGGCGGTAAGGGAGGGGTCTCGCCTCTACCAGCCTACCTTCTCTCTCGGCTCTCTCCCCTTTGAGCTGTCACCGTAGCTGGCGTTGCCCTTTTTAATGATGAGGCAAATGTCACTTCGTTCCTGCCTCCCCATCCTTTCTTCTCCGTTCGTCATCTCTCTCGATGCCGTGACGTCGTCGGATCTGGTAACCGCCCGTCTCGGCCGTCAGGAACGGGCAAACTGGTCGGATGCTCCTCCTGCCATCGAGGTGGGATGACTAGACAAGTCTCACCGTAGTCAAGTCTCACCGCTACGGTGGGCTGGTGTCATAAGTTCGTTGGTGGGTGGGACAACCTTTGCTCAACTTAGGACCTGTCAGTCAACCAACATGACTGGAAAAAAAGTATCCAGAATTAATTAAGTCGGAAAATACAAATTCGTCTTTtagtataaaatttttaaattaattaattaactaattaggCTCAGCTTTtgtatattatttcaaatttaacacgccatttataattataaatatttagcTTAGTATAATTTGTATTTCAATCCTCttttagtataatttttttttagcttaGTCTGATAATATACTGATGACGTCACATCATATCACATATCAAATAGATTGTGTGCATGAAGaaaaaaatacatttttaaaattacaagTTTGATTTTTGGGGTATGTAACCCATTTATTTGCGTCGCATGTAAAATGTAAAAGGCATGCTAATTATAttatcataatttttaaattaaattacaatcatcaaattatttaaaaataattgttcTTGTCTGAAATGAGTAAACCACTGAATTTTCGAGTTAATTGAGTCGCCAAACTTCAAGTAAAAGCAAGAAAGAGAGCCGAATCAATGGAAGCGCTTGCTAAGTcttagaaagaaagaaagagttATAATGGAGGATATATAAGAGATGCTTCGATTCAATCACTCTAATGTCCAAGttaaatctccgacagaggaaatagagaagaagaagaatagtgaAATGAAGAGTTCCAGTTATGTGCACGTACTTTTTTTTCCACAGGAGTGGATCCTTTTTATATCATAACTGTCTAATACCTCTTTCTTTAGGGTATTAATTGATAATGGGATGCTTGACATATTTTGATGAGGAATGTGTCACATTATAACTAGGATTATTTCACCCACATTTTTGTACTATGGAAGATCATGTTTTACTAGTTATTACACGCCAAGTGCACCATGTTGTTATAGGTCGTTGAGGCTGAAGAATTTGAGTATATTAGGTCGCAGGGTCTCAGACTAACAAAATCA
This window of the Zingiber officinale cultivar Zhangliang chromosome 3B, Zo_v1.1, whole genome shotgun sequence genome carries:
- the LOC121967805 gene encoding protein IQ-DOMAIN 3-like isoform X2, with amino-acid sequence MGRKGKWFSAVKRAFIPQCCRGNPKESLDNVKVSDSLPIKDVGTTGAAAQLLLPAPIAEAKLIENGDEQNKHAYSVALASAVAAEAAAVAAQAAAEVVRLTTSATRQTGESSEFIAAVKIQSAYRGYQARRTTRTLRGLNRLKRVLDGTAVKSQTRNTLQCMQTMARVQAQIHSRRVRMTEENQALQRHLQRKHEKELEKVKIAEEWDDSPQPKEKIEAKLLNKQEAAIKRERALAYAFSHQWRSSSKSLTPVFTEPSNPQWGWSWLGRWMAARPWENQSSKETNDHASIKSASCSFIVRTSKQRDASFERTPSAAQKSSRPSSHCSPATPSCMTPSVASRKKSESPRGRLCSVDDDSRSMLSLQSERRRRFSIAGSSIGDDESLGSSTVPSYMASTESTRARSRCHSPLVCDIAGTPEKGSVRSSKKRLSFPSVDKSCISSSANLRRFSGPPKLGISPVKVVTTASEEQIANN
- the LOC121967805 gene encoding protein IQ-DOMAIN 3-like isoform X1, translated to MGRKGKWFSAVKRAFIPQCCRGNPKESLDNVKVSDSLPIKDVGTTGAAAQLLLPAPIAEAKLIENGDEQNKHAYSVALASAVAAEAAAVAAQAAAEVVRLTTSATRQTGESSEFIAAVKIQSAYRGYQARRTTRTLRGLNRLKRVLDGTAVKSQTRNTLQCMQTMARVQAQIHSRRVRMTEENQALQRHLQRKHEKELEKVKIAEEWDDSPQPKEKIEAKLLNKQEAAIKRERALAYAFSHQVWRSSSKSLTPVFTEPSNPQWGWSWLGRWMAARPWENQSSKETNDHASIKSASCSFIVRTSKQRDASFERTPSAAQKSSRPSSHCSPATPSCMTPSVASRKKSESPRGRLCSVDDDSRSMLSLQSERRRRFSIAGSSIGDDESLGSSTVPSYMASTESTRARSRCHSPLVCDIAGTPEKGSVRSSKKRLSFPSVDKSCISSSANLRRFSGPPKLGISPVKVVTTASEEQIANN